The DNA sequence CATGAGTATCCATTGTCCATGGTTGAGCATAGCGGGTTCATCGAATATTCAAGTACTCTGTGTCCTACATTTCAAATGGTGTCAAGGAATATGGTTAGGTCTGACATCATGAAAATGTATAAAGCTGAGAAAGAAAAATGTAGGCAAAGTTTGGAAAAAAGTAAGAGTAGAATAGCCATAACCAGTGACATGTGGACTGCTAATCATCAGAAGAGAGGATATATGGCTGTAACAACTcattttattgatgattgttgGAACTTGCACAATCAGATTCTGAGTTTTAAGTATGTTCCATGCCCTCACGATGCTCCAGCACTACTTGAGGCACTAAGATCTTGTCTTAATGAATGGAAAATAGAAGACAAGATCAGTACAGTGACTCTCAATAATTGTAGTGCAAATGATGCTATGATTGACCTTTTGAAAGGACAATTTGAGACTGACAGTTTTAGTTTGAAGGGAAAGTTGCTACATGTGCGTTGTTGTGcacatattttaaatctaattgtCAAGGATGGCTTATCTGTCATTGGTGATAGTGTTGACAAAATTCGAGACAATGTTGCTTATTGGTCGGGCACACcaaaaagagatgaaaaattTGAGGACACTGCTCGTCAACTTGGAGTACCATACACAAAAAAATATCACTTGATTGTGTAACAAGGTGGAATTCCACTTTTCTAATGCTTAGCACAGCTTTATCGTACACGACAGTATTTGAACGTGCAAGGTTACGTGAGTTGAGATTGAGGTGTGTCCCTTCGGAAATTGATTGGCAAAATGCTCAACAATTATGTGATAAATTAAAGGTGTTTCATGAAGTGATAGAGTTATTCTCTGGAACAAAGTACCCTACCGCCAatatttttttccctaaaaattgtgaaattaagacAAACATTGACTCATGGATGTCATCAGATGTGCCTTTTATTAAGGACATGGCAACTCAAATGATGTctaagtttcaaaaatattggAAAGAGATTCATGGGCTTATGTGTGTGGAGGTTGTTTTAGACCCGAGATACAAGTTCATGTTGCTCGAATACTATTTCCCCGTAATCTATGGAGATGAGTAATATGTAACTCAAATTGCAAATATTCGTGAGCTTTGTTGCGAGTTACTGGAGGAGCACGGGTCTAAGTtttgatttgagagagagaagggTTCAGGTAGATAATGTATCATCTTCTTCGACACGGCGAATGGATGctttttctaactttgacagATATGTTACAGCTTCCTATCGAGTAGAAAATATGAAGTCTAAACTAGATTTATATTTGGAGGAGAACTTGGTACCTACTGAAGAGTCATTTGATATATGCAATTATTGGAAGGTGACGGGCGTCAAATACCCTTTGTTGAGTATGATTGCTAAGGATGTGTTTGATGTGCCTGTTAGCACTGTTGCATCAGAATCTACATTCAGCACTGGTGGTAGACACGTGAGTCCTTATCGATCGACACTTCATGCTTCTACATTAGAAGCATTAGTATGCACATAGAATTGGTTGATGACTgacaaaaaatgtaaatatcattaaataaataattatatatatttatgtatatgttataagaatattttttatttaaggaaatatatttctatttaaagaaataaatttctatttaaggaaataaataaataattgattttctgataaatgaatattttatattcattgaatctggacaatatcaattatgtaatattctatatatgatcagatttctatattcattgcctgatttgatttcctgaattaattgtcaaaatattctgacaattaatgtggcgcagatactgatggagtatctcacctataaatatagggtctcggtccccgagctcctcactcattctgttcataacagcaaaattccatctaaagagagttgagagagcgaggaagcccgattacccacatcaatcagtttcttttgcagatcatgcttatgtgggactaaagctcaaagattcaatggctggaggtatttcgatccttaaattataatgcatatatgatttattaattccgcactttattCATAATCATGTATGTTTTAGTCTATACAAATAAATGTCTAACATATGTTTCATAATTAGTATTGATTTTGTTTTGTCTTTTTACAGTAATAATAAATGATGAAGATGTTGATGTTGATCCAACAATGGTAACTAGTTTAGTTTTCgtaatttatcaaataaattatcaatttttataattaatatttttcttcgttttttttcAGGAGCCTTACGTTGTTGATCTTGATGATTAGAATACATGTTGTTTTattgttagtttttattattaatgtacTTTGTTATTAGTAATATGAATGTAATTGAGATTTCAACTCAACTCAAATTATAATTAGGAAATTTGTTTAGAACTTTATTTTTTGggtattgtttaattttaatatgaacatctttagaaatttatttttaagcatGTCTTTATGAATCCAAGAGATGTTTCTCATAAAAAAAAACCAAGATATGCAAAAGgaattttgaaagaaatattAGTTTAGAACatgttggaaatatattttaccaggatctagatttactaccaagtttgtttcattaacatcctaatatgaattctaaaacaatgaaataaacacacaagagtttaagaaaaccttacattgggtgcagcagaatatattgactccttccgttcagatctctagcccttgattcctttctatagcagagcataatcaagatctcaacctggatctctttctctccttcttagatgctgattctccacagtcttacagactatgattgagataccacttgatgtgtgtgggcactactctatcacttagggaatttcgaaatttgaagagaagaaaagagagagaggggcggctatggctttttctgaaaggaacaatatgcaaagtcatgagtttcctgaagccaacactttctatttatagaatgccctctaggtttaggttagaattgtatggcattaaaataatagaaaaataaaatggtaaaaggcttgcatagtggccggccatataaggaaattgggcctcactttgtaactttcccattttgttatttttcaatcccattttctcaaaaatactaattttccaattaaaccatttaaatgccaattctaattatttaataactaaaaattaattattaaataatattgtcatttaatatatttattaatttggacatttaaagtctcttaattaataaataaacctagaatctcttttctttacaatttcgcccttgcttaatgaaaattcataaactagacatagtctaactttagaattattgattaatcaaaatcaattaactgagtcttacaagcaatatggtctcaactagtatggggaccatgggtctatataacggagcttccaataagtcgaaccgaatttaccaagtaaatttcctaacttattaattccttattgaatccacacttagaacttggaattgcactctcagtcatatagaacgctctatatgttccatgatatagatacatcattagttatccattgttataaccctaatgtgatcaatgatcctctaatagatgatctacattggaaaggcactaagttaccgttacaccttcaatgtattttatccttaaaacacttagctccgaaaatgatatttcagcaaagtgaaatgagatctccaccatttatctttgtttagccaagctcgaaggatatcatcgttttacttctaaattcctatagaagttatagactccatatttatggtagcactcccactcaattatactatcatgttcccaaaatgtacatatcaccctgacccaaaagtaggcttaactaacaaatcaaagaacatgtatagtactcttgagatcgaacctaaccatatcaggattaagatcatttgatataggatcaacaggtgatattgaattgaatagatattacggtaagttttaatatatcgaatcaaagttcaatatcggtcccttccgatgtatactccatacatccgatactggtaaactttgccaatgtcctggaaaggacataacacttttccaaggtgtaagaatacctattgctgattataccatgtcagactaaatccagtgttctgacaaatcagggaataaactttcgaatatataattaagattatattccactgcggtgacaacactataatcattaataaattcatatgttctggacttaaatagaattcatacattatatatataatcatgaaataaatcatgtgaaccatgcaacattaaatgttatttctgatctttattaataagtaaatctgattatattgaaatgagttttatttagggcacaaaatccaacagaaCATTCGTTGGAGTGCTCTCAATAATACAAATAAATTTCTTTACCTTTTACTTCTTCAAATTTACTTGTTATAACTTAGTACTACTTTTCGaacttatacatatatattttatataaaaatcacttataaaataaaagacataGATTTGAATAAGtaaattgggaaaaaaaaaaagaagtcgGGTCAAACCCGACCCAGTTGTGTCGGGTCAGACCCAATTAAAATTTTGAGGTAATCGGGGCGGGGCCGGCCGGGTCAGGGTAGACCCGCCCCATTTGCCATTCCTATAGGTTGATCAACCAagcccacgcgcgcggaaccgagtgTTCCTCGGTCAGCTGCATGTTCGGGCAGGGCTTTGTCAGAGCGACACGCCCAGGGATGTCTAAAACCCCTTATCCGCCTAAGGAAATTATGCAAGGGGAGCCTTGCACCGAGATTTCTCAGCAGATCACCTACTgggcgcgcgcggatggtatgcagtTGCATACCATCTGTACagctcacttttttttttcgttttcttcgatttttcatgctatttcatggaattaatttccgattttttgtgtagttttgtattttgatttttatttttcatatttcaaatctaattatcagaaataaattaatttgaattttgtttaaaattaattttagatattagtgtaatttgaatttgaaaataggtaaaaatctatctttttgcttaattttttatcttattttttaaatttgattattttaatcttatttttaaatttaaggtcagctattaatttttttttaattattttttttaaatattttgactttatttaaatttaaaataagattactataatcatgatattttgaataaaaataagatattttgctaacttttaaattttgttattttttttatttaaattaaattattaaatcagaaaaaagatatttatttatcattttttattttatggaatatataatttataaaataacatgaaatttaaaaggtggttagcaaaattgtttttgaaatgatatttaggtttgttgaaacctaattttttaaaattgtaggtttaattttaaatatttttttatttgatttaaaaatccaaaaaatatttttttattatttattattttcgaaatttaaattaatttatttaaaattaaataaatcctacatccaactatccaattcaacttgttgcaggagtttgtgttttagcttatgtgtaagttttataaaacctattattgcttgatctaaattgccatggttaacttgttgacagatccaatgatctgattttaacccatgattcaattgtcaataggtcaagtaaataatttgtaacaagtaaattttacattcttctttcatctgtgtatgacctagtaacatgatagggtccatctaAATccgtgtgcctgtgtgagcctatatgtttattttgttatagatgcatataggttgttgctaaataaaatgtcacaccctgatagattttatttaggtccatttagtttttggacctattcaattaataacagttgttcattttaaggttaaatttctcttttttgggccttgtgtgagagatgggggccaatagaagtgggtacgacatatgaacccagctccccctcacatgaactaccccaattgtgaaggcccat is a window from the Cannabis sativa cultivar Pink pepper isolate KNU-18-1 chromosome 1, ASM2916894v1, whole genome shotgun sequence genome containing:
- the LOC133035199 gene encoding zinc finger BED domain-containing protein RICESLEEPER 2-like, which produces MSGQIGSNSEDDVDFVPSTNVEEIQSVSNTLDDNTGRKRTSRSWDHFTRQEIDGKIKAICNHCGRKLVGGSTAGTTHLNTHVKRCPVRKAQLAANPTTSPSVPFNLDPNLARIKLAQMIVKHEYPLSMVEHSGFIEYSSTLCPTFQMVSRNMVRSDIMKMYKAEKEKCRQSLEKSKSRIAITSDMWTANHQKRGYMAVTTHFIDDCWNLHNQILSFKYVPCPHDAPALLEALRSCLNEWKIEDKISTVTLNNCSANDAMIDLLKGQFETDSFSLKGKLLHVRCCAHILNLIVKDGLSVIGDSVDKIRDNVAYWSGTPKRDEKFEDTARQLGVPYTKKYHLIV